From a region of the Streptacidiphilus albus JL83 genome:
- a CDS encoding carboxylate--amine ligase, with translation MDNGRDRGLDIGLDRRVPVLVVKIGRYPLHHGGVGAIRSLGRAGVPVYAITEDRATPAALSRYLRGRFVWPTVGTEPAEQLLAGLTRIARQVAAREGRRCIALPTDDEAAVLLAENAAELAPYLVIPAVPAELPRALAGKQSLHRLCLEHGVATPRSVLPRTPAELAAAAEELVFPIVAKNADPYARLSDPAVGSTTLLADRAALTRLAAGWPAAMPRVLLQEYLPMEHAEDWIAHLYCAGGGSAGGAEESGADGAAVNQDVVFTGVKVRSWPPRGGVTAHAYTTANPELAEESARFCRAVGFHGICDLDWRYDRRDGRYKLLDFNPRVGAQFRLFETGPGIDLVRALHLDLTGRAVPKGDQLEGRSFTVEILDAPARVAFGRGHRSAQLPEGASAPPVRPRGRLRELAWAAADDPLPAVSAALRSAGPASHRLGSALRSLLPPAHS, from the coding sequence TTGGACAACGGACGGGACCGAGGGCTCGACATCGGACTCGACAGACGGGTGCCGGTGCTCGTCGTCAAGATCGGCCGCTACCCGCTGCACCACGGCGGGGTGGGCGCCATCCGCAGCCTGGGCCGGGCCGGCGTCCCGGTCTACGCGATCACCGAGGACCGGGCCACCCCGGCCGCGCTCTCCCGCTACCTCCGCGGCCGCTTCGTCTGGCCCACCGTCGGGACCGAGCCGGCCGAACAGCTGCTGGCCGGGCTGACCCGGATCGCCCGGCAGGTGGCGGCCCGCGAGGGCCGCCGCTGCATCGCCCTGCCCACGGACGACGAGGCCGCCGTGCTGCTCGCCGAGAACGCCGCGGAGCTGGCCCCGTACCTGGTGATCCCGGCCGTCCCGGCCGAACTGCCCCGGGCGCTGGCCGGGAAGCAGTCGCTGCACCGGCTCTGCCTGGAGCACGGGGTGGCCACCCCGCGCTCGGTGCTGCCGCGCACCCCGGCGGAGCTCGCGGCCGCCGCCGAGGAGCTGGTCTTCCCGATCGTCGCCAAGAACGCGGACCCCTACGCCCGGCTCAGCGATCCCGCGGTCGGTTCGACCACCCTGCTGGCCGACCGGGCCGCGCTGACCCGGCTGGCCGCAGGCTGGCCCGCCGCCATGCCCCGGGTGCTGCTGCAGGAGTACCTGCCGATGGAGCACGCCGAGGACTGGATCGCCCACCTCTACTGCGCCGGCGGCGGGTCCGCAGGCGGGGCCGAGGAGAGCGGGGCCGACGGGGCCGCGGTCAATCAGGACGTGGTGTTCACCGGCGTCAAGGTCCGTTCCTGGCCGCCGCGCGGCGGCGTCACCGCCCACGCCTACACCACCGCCAACCCGGAGCTCGCCGAGGAGAGCGCCCGCTTCTGCCGGGCCGTCGGCTTTCACGGCATCTGCGACCTGGACTGGCGCTACGACCGCCGGGACGGCCGCTACAAGCTGCTGGACTTCAACCCCCGGGTGGGGGCGCAGTTCCGGCTGTTCGAGACCGGCCCGGGGATCGACCTGGTCCGCGCCCTGCACCTGGACCTCACCGGCCGGGCCGTGCCCAAGGGCGACCAGTTGGAAGGCCGCAGCTTCACCGTCGAGATCCTGGACGCGCCGGCCCGGGTCGCCTTCGGCCGGGGCCACCGCTCCGCGCAACTGCCGGAGGGCGCCTCGGCCCCGCCGGTGCGCCCGCGCGGCCGGCTGCGCGAGCTGGCCTGGGCGGCGGCCGACGACCCGCTGCCGGCGGTGTCGGCCGCGCTGCGCTCGGCCGGTCCGGCCTCGCACCGGCTCGGGTCCGCGCTGCGCTCGCTGCTGCCGCCCGCGCACAGTTGA
- a CDS encoding FAD-dependent oxidoreductase has protein sequence MNGSAPVVIVGAGPYGLSVAAHLARGAAPVRIFGGVMDSWRTRMPTGMYLKSTPDASSISAPGAGSTLADFCRAEGRAPLDELHPIPVADFVRYGEWFQRRLAPQAEPVPVARVARLPEGFRVTLEDGESFEARAVVVASGLAGIAHVPSALRGLAPKGPDPTGPLSHSSQHTGFAAFAGRRVAVIGAGQSALESAALLHEAGAEVRLVARAPRVLWGSPPPVERRSGLYRSAKPDSPLGPGWSHLAVSQLPQAVRRLPVQARLRLVRRVLGPSGGWWLRDRVEGQLPIATGRPVLRAEPVGDEVLLTLGSAASAVTRSAAVGAGTGTLTVDHVLAATGYRVDVAHLDWLAAEVRTAIRRVPGTGSPVLDEWSCSSVPGLYFTGLASAPTFGPLLRFVAGTAFTAPLLARALAEPSPGRR, from the coding sequence ATGAACGGTAGTGCACCTGTCGTGATCGTGGGGGCGGGACCGTACGGCCTCTCCGTGGCCGCGCACCTGGCCCGCGGCGCCGCACCGGTCCGGATCTTCGGCGGTGTGATGGACAGTTGGCGGACCAGGATGCCGACCGGCATGTACCTGAAGTCGACGCCCGACGCCTCCAGCATCTCGGCCCCCGGGGCCGGCAGCACCCTGGCCGACTTCTGCCGGGCGGAGGGCCGGGCCCCGCTGGACGAGCTGCACCCGATCCCGGTGGCGGACTTCGTCCGCTACGGCGAGTGGTTCCAGCGGCGGCTGGCGCCGCAGGCGGAGCCGGTGCCGGTGGCCAGGGTGGCCCGACTGCCGGAGGGCTTCCGGGTCACCCTGGAGGACGGCGAGTCCTTCGAGGCGCGGGCCGTGGTGGTCGCCAGCGGGCTGGCCGGGATCGCCCATGTGCCGTCGGCGCTGCGCGGGTTGGCGCCGAAGGGGCCGGATCCGACGGGGCCGCTGTCGCACAGCTCCCAGCACACCGGCTTCGCGGCCTTCGCCGGACGCCGGGTGGCGGTGATCGGCGCCGGGCAGTCCGCGCTGGAGAGCGCGGCGCTGCTGCACGAGGCTGGCGCCGAGGTCCGGCTGGTGGCCCGGGCGCCGAGGGTGCTCTGGGGCAGCCCGCCGCCGGTCGAGCGCCGCTCCGGGCTGTACCGCTCGGCCAAGCCGGACTCCCCGCTCGGTCCGGGCTGGTCGCACCTGGCGGTCAGTCAGCTGCCGCAGGCCGTCCGCCGGCTGCCGGTGCAGGCGCGGCTGCGGCTGGTGCGCCGGGTGCTCGGCCCCTCCGGCGGCTGGTGGCTGCGGGACCGGGTGGAGGGGCAGCTGCCGATCGCCACCGGGCGTCCGGTGCTGCGGGCCGAACCGGTCGGCGACGAGGTGCTGCTGACGCTGGGTTCGGCGGCGTCCGCGGTCACCCGCTCGGCGGCCGTCGGCGCGGGGACCGGAACGCTGACGGTGGACCACGTCCTCGCCGCGACCGGCTACCGGGTCGACGTCGCCCACCTGGACTGGCTGGCCGCCGAGGTGCGGACGGCCATCCGCCGGGTCCCCGGCACCGGTTCGCCGGTGCTCGACGAGTGGTCCTGCTCCAGCGTCCCCGGCCTCTACTTCACCGGGCTCGCCTCGGCGCCGACCTTCGGCCCGCTGCTGCGCTTCGTGGCCGGCACCGCCTTCACCGCCCCGCTGCTGGCGCGGGCGCTGGCCGAACCGTCGCCGGGCCGGCGGTAG
- a CDS encoding glycosyltransferase family 2 protein, with product MSNTSTVPERWAIDEGEAVVEAVAPAVRGAAAGAPAGAVSGESTGSVRVPVPVRGAVSLIVPARNEAANIGWVLNRIPDCVDEVILVDGESTDATLEMARATLPSLRIVPQQGRGKGSALRTGFLAAKGEYIVMIDADGSMSPQEIPRYLHFLESGFDLVKGSRFTGGGGSLDITMLRRLGNRGLLALMNVMYQSSLTDLCYGFVAFNRNVLDRLDLQSSGFEIETEITVRALLAGLRVAEVPTLELPRRTGQSNLRTFRDGHRVLRTLLRERNGRPTGAGR from the coding sequence ATGTCCAACACGTCCACCGTGCCTGAGCGCTGGGCGATCGACGAAGGGGAGGCGGTGGTGGAGGCCGTCGCCCCCGCCGTGCGCGGAGCAGCGGCCGGAGCACCCGCCGGGGCCGTCTCGGGGGAGTCGACCGGGTCGGTGCGGGTGCCCGTGCCCGTCCGTGGGGCGGTCAGCCTGATCGTCCCGGCCCGCAACGAGGCCGCGAACATCGGCTGGGTGCTGAACCGCATCCCCGACTGCGTCGACGAGGTGATACTGGTCGACGGCGAATCGACCGACGCCACCCTGGAGATGGCCCGGGCCACCCTGCCCTCGCTGCGCATCGTGCCGCAGCAGGGCCGCGGCAAGGGCAGTGCGCTGCGCACCGGCTTCCTCGCCGCCAAGGGCGAGTACATCGTCATGATCGACGCCGACGGCTCCATGTCGCCGCAGGAGATCCCGCGCTACCTCCACTTCCTGGAGAGCGGCTTCGACCTGGTCAAGGGCTCGCGCTTCACCGGCGGCGGCGGTTCGCTGGACATCACCATGCTCCGCCGGCTGGGCAACCGCGGGCTGCTGGCGCTGATGAACGTGATGTACCAGAGCTCGCTCACCGACCTCTGCTACGGCTTCGTCGCCTTCAACCGCAATGTCCTGGACCGGCTCGACCTCCAGTCCTCCGGCTTCGAGATCGAGACCGAGATCACCGTCCGGGCACTGCTGGCCGGGCTGCGGGTGGCGGAGGTGCCGACCCTGGAACTCCCGCGCCGCACCGGCCAGTCCAACCTGCGGACCTTCCGCGACGGGCACCGGGTGCTGCGCACCCTGCTCCGCGAGCGCAACGGGCGGCCCACGGGGGCCGGCCGGTGA
- a CDS encoding glycosyltransferase codes for MKQTTVRPSPGATAAAGPPLRLNPDQAPIDVTELELGDGSGTPELLRVGGPGPVPPGYVLALVRVGGRPVGMVQALVGPEDEPARLLAATARRELGAELEAAVAAAPAPTAAAETYTPLATIVIATRERPDRLARCLESVEALHYPRLEVVVVDNDPVTDATAELIRGRYADRVRYVREPVRGLAAAHNRGVAEALGEITAFTDDDVVIDPRWLTALAAGFTGADGRSDPRIGCVTGLILPAELRTRTQVMLEAHGGFTKGFRRRGWRLDRPPADEPLFPFTAGRFGSGANMAFRTEVLRDLGGFDPAVGTGTPAKGGDDLLSFFRTVVNGHHLVYQPEALVWHHHRERPEDLDNQAYGYGAGLGAYLTAAVAREPGMLPALLRRLPGGIRYALDNTGARPDPADRGAADRAAPGHAWPARLSRLQRRGLLYGPVGYLRSRRLVHGLPLPWEARQHDN; via the coding sequence GTGAAGCAGACCACCGTGCGGCCGTCGCCCGGAGCGACGGCCGCCGCTGGGCCGCCGCTGCGGTTGAACCCCGATCAGGCCCCGATCGACGTGACCGAGTTGGAGCTCGGCGACGGCAGCGGGACCCCCGAGCTGCTCCGGGTCGGCGGCCCCGGCCCGGTCCCGCCGGGGTACGTCCTCGCCCTGGTCCGGGTCGGCGGCCGTCCGGTCGGCATGGTCCAGGCCCTGGTCGGGCCCGAGGACGAGCCCGCCCGGCTGCTCGCCGCGACCGCCCGCCGGGAGCTCGGCGCGGAGCTGGAGGCCGCGGTCGCCGCGGCGCCCGCTCCGACCGCCGCGGCCGAGACCTACACCCCGCTCGCCACCATCGTGATCGCCACCCGGGAGCGTCCCGACCGGCTGGCCCGCTGCCTGGAGTCGGTGGAGGCGCTGCACTACCCGCGCCTGGAGGTCGTCGTCGTCGACAACGACCCGGTCACCGACGCCACCGCCGAGCTGATCCGGGGGCGCTACGCCGACCGGGTCCGCTACGTCCGCGAACCCGTCCGCGGCCTCGCCGCCGCCCACAACCGGGGCGTCGCCGAGGCCCTGGGCGAGATCACCGCCTTCACCGACGACGACGTGGTGATCGACCCCCGCTGGCTCACCGCCCTCGCGGCCGGCTTCACCGGCGCCGACGGCCGGAGCGACCCGCGGATCGGCTGTGTCACCGGGCTGATCCTGCCCGCCGAACTCCGGACCAGGACCCAGGTCATGCTGGAGGCCCACGGCGGCTTCACCAAGGGCTTCCGCCGGCGCGGCTGGCGGCTCGACCGGCCGCCGGCCGACGAGCCGCTGTTCCCCTTCACCGCCGGACGCTTCGGCTCCGGCGCCAACATGGCCTTCCGCACCGAGGTGCTGCGCGACCTCGGCGGCTTCGACCCGGCCGTCGGCACCGGCACCCCCGCCAAGGGCGGGGACGACCTGCTCTCCTTCTTCCGGACCGTGGTCAACGGGCACCACCTGGTCTACCAGCCGGAGGCCCTGGTCTGGCACCACCACCGGGAGCGTCCGGAGGACCTCGACAACCAGGCCTACGGCTACGGGGCCGGCCTCGGCGCCTATCTGACGGCGGCCGTCGCCCGCGAGCCGGGCATGCTCCCGGCACTGCTGCGCCGGCTGCCCGGCGGCATCCGCTACGCCCTGGACAACACCGGTGCCCGGCCCGACCCCGCCGACCGGGGAGCCGCCGACCGGGCGGCGCCCGGCCACGCCTGGCCGGCCCGACTCTCCCGGCTCCAGCGCCGGGGCCTGCTCTACGGGCCGGTGGGCTATCTGCGCAGCCGCCGCCTGGTCCACGGACTACCGCTGCCCTGGGAGGCGCGCCAGCATGACAACTGA
- a CDS encoding serine/threonine-protein kinase: MTTDQRSRFVRPVAVELHIVLERLVAAADSGQALDAFLHAAGAAQIVADRLQGASALPVPPPLRLIPPRGGIGLAQRLFETGATALRGRLGLAEWHVLLRDLANVLAEAVLGDTAEDAAGVLLSVATAVEDLRSGVPPHTARLLAGALLHDPSSFRDLDLRPEDVVALAERFAEEHPDRERPLLVLGLRSSGGYMAPLAAAALGRLQYQHVVARTTRPGGPLLPEEPRLPESVRRVGGLVLLLGAPARSGASLASVAARFTDAGFARERIVPAYPSLTDDAQPPRLLRRHPTVVLPASQWRIRRLLDAEALGSAVAEVLPRGTELVSLEHLAEPSPPTPGAHRSVDFSALVTGADGESRTLRLNACGLPLGQEPPAGSGQLGVVDGILITVRPEERILADGGS; encoded by the coding sequence ATGACAACTGATCAGCGGAGCCGCTTCGTCCGGCCCGTCGCCGTCGAACTCCACATCGTCCTCGAACGCCTGGTCGCCGCCGCCGACAGCGGGCAGGCCCTGGACGCCTTCCTGCACGCCGCCGGGGCCGCGCAGATCGTCGCCGACCGGCTCCAGGGCGCCTCCGCGCTGCCGGTCCCGCCGCCGCTGCGGCTGATCCCGCCCAGGGGCGGGATCGGGCTGGCCCAGCGGCTGTTCGAGACCGGCGCCACCGCGCTGCGCGGTCGGCTCGGCCTCGCCGAATGGCACGTGCTGCTGCGCGACCTCGCCAATGTGCTGGCCGAGGCCGTCCTCGGGGACACCGCCGAGGACGCCGCCGGGGTGCTGCTCAGCGTCGCCACCGCGGTCGAGGACCTGCGCTCCGGCGTCCCGCCGCACACCGCCCGGCTGCTCGCCGGGGCGCTGCTGCACGACCCGTCCAGCTTCCGCGACCTCGACCTGCGGCCGGAGGACGTGGTCGCGCTCGCCGAGCGCTTCGCCGAGGAGCACCCGGACCGGGAGCGGCCGCTGCTGGTGCTCGGTCTGCGGTCCTCCGGCGGCTACATGGCGCCGCTGGCCGCCGCCGCCCTGGGGCGGCTGCAGTACCAGCACGTCGTCGCCCGGACCACCCGCCCCGGCGGGCCGCTGCTGCCCGAGGAGCCCCGGCTGCCCGAGTCGGTGCGCCGGGTCGGCGGACTGGTGCTGCTGCTGGGCGCCCCGGCCCGTTCCGGCGCCTCGCTCGCCTCGGTCGCCGCCCGCTTCACCGACGCCGGCTTCGCCCGGGAGCGGATCGTCCCGGCCTACCCCTCGCTCACCGACGACGCCCAGCCACCCCGGCTGCTGCGCCGCCACCCCACCGTCGTGCTCCCGGCCTCGCAGTGGCGGATCCGCAGGCTGCTCGACGCCGAGGCGCTCGGCTCGGCCGTCGCCGAGGTGCTGCCGCGCGGCACCGAGCTGGTCTCGCTGGAACACCTGGCCGAGCCCAGCCCGCCGACGCCCGGCGCGCACCGTTCGGTGGACTTCTCCGCCCTGGTCACCGGGGCCGACGGCGAGTCGCGGACGCTGCGGCTGAACGCCTGCGGCCTGCCGCTCGGCCAGGAGCCGCCCGCCGGATCCGGCCAACTGGGTGTAGTCGACGGAATTCTGATCACGGTACGGCCCGAGGAGCGGATACTGGCCGACGGGGGGTCCTGA
- a CDS encoding lipopolysaccharide biosynthesis protein, with protein sequence MGKKQHAPDRGGDRDQERGRLTALVGRLPLIGRFVSGDPLLRNGVVLTLASLAASVLGAAYWSVAGLHYSVGNVGRNYSAVSMVMFLGGVSQLNLADVMVRFAPSAGRNTRRIVSRAYLASVLVGLVTSVGFVLLIPWLSPALMFLHTPLMGGVFVLAVTVYSIFILQDGVLTGLRRPNWVLGEQVLFSVSKLAAVIGLSLVATDSGILLSWTVALVIALLYVNVYLFGFAIPGREREVSRMERRPSWARDALPGDVTGLHLLPLESTQGVVRFTALTYVGGLFWLAATMLPQVLILNILGPDDSAYFSISWVITTMLYVISTNMGSSIVVESAGDPRRLARAARTVLRDTGKLLIGAVAVLMLAAPLVLRLFGPNYPGHATLLLRLLALSALPNLITSTALAAFRVRRRVGMVVLVYGALFALVFGLCVVLVPRMGLAGMGMAWLLAQLVVAGALLVFRSAWLPAEALVRPHEGRPAETIPLGPLQPQPQAHTQTQTREWVGVEEEH encoded by the coding sequence ATGGGGAAGAAGCAGCATGCGCCGGACCGGGGCGGCGACCGTGACCAGGAGCGCGGTCGGCTGACCGCGCTGGTCGGCCGACTGCCGCTGATCGGGCGCTTCGTCAGCGGCGACCCGCTGCTGCGCAACGGCGTGGTGCTGACCCTGGCCTCACTGGCCGCGTCGGTGCTGGGCGCGGCCTACTGGTCCGTCGCCGGGCTGCACTACAGCGTCGGCAACGTCGGCCGGAACTACTCGGCCGTCTCCATGGTGATGTTCCTCGGCGGCGTCTCCCAGCTGAACCTGGCGGACGTGATGGTGCGCTTCGCGCCCTCCGCCGGACGGAACACCCGGCGGATCGTCTCCCGGGCCTACCTGGCCTCGGTGCTGGTGGGGCTGGTGACCTCGGTCGGCTTCGTGCTGCTGATCCCCTGGCTCTCACCGGCCCTGATGTTCCTGCACACCCCGCTGATGGGCGGGGTGTTCGTGCTCGCCGTCACCGTCTACAGCATCTTCATCCTCCAGGACGGGGTGCTCACCGGGCTGCGGCGGCCCAACTGGGTGCTCGGCGAGCAGGTGCTGTTCTCGGTGTCCAAGCTGGCCGCGGTGATCGGGCTGAGCCTGGTCGCCACCGACTCCGGCATCCTGCTCTCCTGGACCGTGGCGCTGGTGATCGCGCTGCTCTACGTCAACGTCTACCTCTTCGGCTTCGCCATCCCGGGGCGCGAGCGCGAGGTCAGCCGGATGGAGCGACGGCCCTCCTGGGCCCGCGACGCGCTGCCCGGCGACGTCACCGGGCTGCACCTGCTGCCGCTGGAGTCCACCCAGGGCGTGGTCCGGTTCACTGCCCTGACCTATGTCGGCGGGCTGTTCTGGCTGGCGGCGACGATGCTGCCGCAGGTGCTGATCCTCAACATCCTCGGCCCGGACGACAGCGCCTACTTCTCCATCAGCTGGGTGATCACCACCATGCTGTACGTGATCAGCACCAATATGGGCTCCTCGATAGTGGTCGAGTCGGCCGGCGACCCGAGGCGGCTGGCCCGGGCCGCGCGCACGGTGCTGCGGGACACCGGCAAGCTGCTGATCGGCGCGGTGGCGGTGCTGATGCTCGCGGCCCCGCTGGTGCTGCGGCTGTTCGGCCCCAACTACCCCGGCCACGCCACCCTGCTGCTGCGGCTGCTGGCGCTGTCCGCACTGCCCAACCTGATCACCTCGACCGCGCTGGCCGCCTTCCGGGTCCGCCGCCGGGTGGGCATGGTGGTGCTGGTGTACGGGGCGCTGTTCGCCCTGGTCTTCGGGCTGTGCGTGGTGCTGGTGCCGAGGATGGGCCTGGCCGGGATGGGCATGGCCTGGCTGCTGGCGCAGCTCGTGGTGGCCGGGGCGCTGCTGGTCTTCCGCAGCGCCTGGCTGCCGGCCGAGGCCCTGGTCCGTCCGCACGAGGGCCGACCGGCGGAGACCATCCCGCTGGGCCCGCTGCAGCCCCAGCCCCAAGCCCATACCCAGACCCAGACCCGCGAGTGGGTCGGCGTCGAGGAGGAACATTGA
- a CDS encoding polysaccharide deacetylase family protein produces the protein MSAADERVPVSARIPVLLYHAVTEDPPPWIAQYTVRPKEFLAQLDAIRDSGRTALTATGLVDALAGRAPLPERPIVVTIDDGFADLPRFTGPALAARGLAATAYLTTGAITGDPDCLLPSAPMMTLDQVAEVADCGLEIGAHTVTHPQLDTLSARAVRRELQLPKAVLEEQLGRPVPAFAYPHGYNSPSVRRLVREAGYTSATAVRNALSSTRDDPFRIARLMLKSTDTTADLAFWLEGLGAPVAPYPDRLRTVGWRAYRRSQAVLHGPTFAG, from the coding sequence ATGTCCGCAGCCGATGAACGAGTCCCGGTGAGCGCCCGGATCCCGGTGCTGCTCTACCACGCCGTGACCGAGGACCCGCCGCCCTGGATCGCCCAGTACACGGTGCGCCCCAAGGAGTTCCTGGCGCAGCTGGACGCGATCCGGGACAGCGGCCGGACCGCGCTCACCGCGACCGGGCTGGTCGACGCGCTCGCCGGCCGGGCCCCGCTGCCGGAGCGGCCGATCGTGGTCACCATCGACGACGGCTTCGCCGACCTGCCCCGGTTCACCGGGCCGGCCCTGGCCGCGCGCGGGCTCGCCGCGACCGCGTACCTCACCACCGGGGCCATCACCGGCGATCCGGACTGCCTGCTGCCGTCCGCGCCGATGATGACGCTGGACCAGGTGGCCGAGGTGGCCGACTGCGGCCTGGAGATCGGCGCGCACACGGTCACCCATCCGCAACTGGACACCCTGTCGGCGCGCGCGGTGCGCCGGGAGCTGCAGCTGCCCAAGGCGGTGCTGGAGGAGCAGCTGGGCCGACCGGTCCCGGCCTTCGCCTACCCGCACGGCTACAACAGCCCGTCGGTGCGCCGACTGGTGCGCGAGGCCGGCTACACCTCGGCCACCGCCGTCCGCAACGCCCTGAGCTCCACCCGGGACGACCCCTTCCGGATCGCCCGGCTGATGCTGAAGAGCACCGACACCACCGCCGACCTGGCCTTCTGGCTGGAGGGCCTGGGCGCGCCGGTGGCCCCCTACCCCGACCGGTTGCGGACGGTCGGCTGGCGGGCCTACCGCCGCTCCCAGGCCGTGCTCCACGGCCCGACCTTCGCGGGGTAG